The following are encoded together in the Oreochromis aureus strain Israel breed Guangdong linkage group 18, ZZ_aureus, whole genome shotgun sequence genome:
- the fndc7a gene encoding fibronectin type III domain-containing protein 7 yields the protein MGTLQLKMLKLLFLLTFTGICLAQNDIRLSVFTVTSKSMTVQWSGHTGASSYKITATPKNSPERPVFAQFGGNTVMGSVNSLSPNTVYTMQLEAMDNNLRVLSSAKTEETTAPDVPSIGQAYSKNSDSITVEFTEVSGATSYILRAESKTGDFFKESTVSSSPGTMVELQPYTDYVLSVMSVNSGGRSQPSYPTEARTVVMAPNLNTSSPTNGTILVTWDPVKDAVLYTLVIIREGSSTRLKLNTTDTAVTFDDLEPGTTYCIKGTAWDSEGRTGDDVTACQITRPQSPDVTHVQVTPGRALGIAVFWSQVRGANLYLVWTSNGQNCSTENNYCYINPADCGQNHSVYVIAYNDAGPSSPSQPANYITYPCPPENIWVEEPRAGNCSVMWDGVPLVEYYMAFIKRDDGMETFCNTSVTTCPFSCMCGYTYLTTVFPYNQAGSSPYGHVRNYTTIPCCPQDVMIKLVSTETLEIMWTPVKGAELYETTAAQTKDVIHCNDTAPVCALSDLSCNTAYSVTVTPCSDLRGCNHTCKPQTHETAPCTPEILNMTQTNSSTYRIFITTPNTPDTNYTITATGRYDRQICQSMNSSCVLTQLPCGSVYEVTAVATTAVGKSLPGFSKTLETGPCCPMSVNVTQVTQAMTNVTWSPSTGARSFITSLTSPRGYAKCHTLDTHCLMGCITCGTNYSVNLEAISSTGQKSECKYRGFSSSACCPTGVKLYRRTNNTLRVYWRSLGPQIYNHTVELYGTGANYTCMAAAGSMYCDIQEETCGDVYTVVAAPVEKYGSKVTFCQPRTYSVPCPGSNAGMVISRARRSVN from the exons ATGGGAACGTTGCAGTTAAAGATGCtgaagcttttgtttttattgaccTTCACTGGG atATGCTTGGCTCAAAATG ACATCAGGTTGTCAGTGTTCACGGTGACATCAAAGAGCATGACAGTGCAGTGGAGCGGCCACACTGGTGCCAGCTCCTACAAGATCACAGCAACCCCCAAGAACTCCCCGGAAAGACCCGTCTTTGCTCAGTTCGGTGGCAACACAGTCATGGGCTCAGTTAACTCCCTGTCACCAAACACGGTGTACACCATGCAATTAGAAGCTATGGACAATAATCTCAGAGTGCTCAGCAGTGCAAAGACTGAGGAGACGACAG CCCCTGATGTACCCAGCATTGGGCAAGCCTACTCCAAAAACAGCGACAGCATCACTGTTGAGTTCACAGAGGTATCTGGAGCAACCAGCTACATCCTGAGGGCAGAGTCAAAGACAGGTGATTTCTTCAAGGAGAGCACTGTGAGCAGCTCTCCAGGCACCATGGTGGAGCTCCAGCCATACACAGACTACGTCCTCAGCGTCATGTCTGTCAACTCAGGCGGGAGAAGCCAGCCATCCTACCCCACAGAGGCCAGGACAG TTGTAATGGCTCCCAACTTGAACACATCCTCTCCTACCAATGGCACCATCCTTGTGACCTGGGACCCAGTGAAGGACGCCGTCCTCTACACGCTGGTCATCATCCGAGAGGGATCCAGCACCCGCCTCAAACTCAACACCACTGACACCGCCGTGACGTTTGATGACCTTGAACCAGGAACTACATACTGTATTAAGGGCACGGCATGGGACTCTGAGGGTCGCActggtgatgatgtcactgcCTGTCAAATTACAC GTCCTCAGAGCCCAGATGTGACTCACGTTCAGGTGACTCCAGGACGGGCTCTTGGGATCGCTGTATTCTGGTCGCAAGTGAGGGGTGCTAATCTCTACTTAGTCTGGACCTCTAACGGCCAAAACTGTTccacagaaaacaattactGTTACATTAATCCTGCGGATTGTGGACAAAACCACTCAGTCTATGTCATAGCCTATAATGATGCCGGACCCAGCAGCCCCTCTCAACCAGCTAACTACATAACAT ACCCATGTCCGCCAGAGAACATCTGGGTGGAGGAGCCCAGAGCGGGTAACTGCTCCGTGATGTGGGACGGAGTGCCACTGGTGGAGTACTACATGGCGTTCATAAAGCGGGATGATGGAATGGAGACGTTCTGTAACACCAGTGTAACTACCTGCCCATTTTCCTGCATGTGTGGCTACACCTACCTCACCACCGTATTCCCCTACAACCAGGCTGGCTCCAGCCCTTATGGACATGTCCGCAACTACACCACCA TCCCTTGTTGCCCACAGGATGTTATGATAAAGCTGGTTTCTACGGAGACCCTGGAAATCATGTGGACACCAGTCAAAGGAGCCGAACTGTATGAGACGACAGCAGCACAGACTAAAGACGTCATCCACTGCAACGACACAGCACCGGTGTGTGCGCTCTCAGATTTGAGTTGCAACACAGCGTATTCTGTGACCGTGACACCTTGCAGCGATTTACGAGGATGCAACCACACCTGCAAGCCGCAAACACATGAGACAG CTCCCTGCACTCCAGAGATCCTGAATATGACTCAGACCAACAGTTCCACATACAGAATCTTCATCACCACACCCAACACCCCCGACACGAATTACACCATCACTGCCACTGGACGCTATGACAGACAAATCTGCCAGTCGATGAACAGCTCCTGTGTGCTCACGCAACTGCCCTGCGGCTCGGTCTACGAGGTTACAGCAGTGGCCACAACAGCTGTGGGGAAAAGTCTGCCAGGATTCAGTAAAACTTTGGAAACAG GCCCTTGCTGCCCCATGTCTGTGAACGTGACCCAGGTCACCCAAGCTATGACCAATGTGACCTGGTCACCTAGCACTGGAGCTCGCTCATTCATTACCTCCCTGACATCACCACGAGGGTATGCCAAATGCCACACTCTAGACACCCACTGCCTGATGGGGTGCATCACCTGTGGAACCAACTACAGCGTCAACCTGGAAGCAATCAGCAGCACAGGACAGAAATCAGAGTGCAAATATCGTGGATTCTCTTCCA GTGCCTGCTGTCCAACGGGCGTCAAGCTCTATCGCAGGACCAACAACACCCTGAGGGTATACTGGCGTTCGCTCGGCCCTCAGATCTATAATCATACAGTGGAGCTGTATGGCACCGGAGCAAACTACACCTGTATGGCAGCTGCAGGCAGCATGTACTGTGACATCCAGGAGGAAACATGTGGGGATGTCTACACAGTGGTGGCAGCACCTGTGGAAAAGTACGGGAGCAAAGTCACCTTCTGCCAGCCCAGGACGTACTCAG TTCCCTGCCCTGGAAGTAACGCTGGCATGG taatTTCTCGTGCAAGACGAAGTGTGAATTAA